Proteins found in one Tsukamurella paurometabola DSM 20162 genomic segment:
- a CDS encoding ParB/RepB/Spo0J family partition protein, which translates to MATQKKGGLGRGLAALIPTGPDEGPRLGNAAADVVIGAKPGKQAPSAKGTAAERATGAGAASPGDAPSDDAVGAVYRELAPSAIQPNPQQPRSVFDEEALAELVHSIREFGLMQPIVVRPLPRPQGEVRYQLVMGERRWRASQEAGLETIPTIVRETADGDMLRDALLENIHRVQLNPLEEAAAYQQLLEEFGVTHDELAARLGRSRPVVTNTIRLLRLPVAVQRRVAAGVLSAGHARALLALEGGTEAQEALAARIIAEGMSVRATEEAVTLANRDGTVVPPAPKRRQEADPGLRDVADRIADRLDTKVTVSMGKRKGKIVVEVGSADDLERIVGLLSGR; encoded by the coding sequence ATGGCGACGCAGAAGAAGGGCGGTCTCGGCCGCGGTCTCGCAGCCCTCATCCCCACCGGACCCGATGAGGGGCCACGGCTGGGCAACGCCGCCGCCGATGTAGTGATCGGCGCCAAGCCGGGGAAACAGGCGCCGTCCGCGAAGGGCACCGCCGCCGAGAGGGCGACCGGCGCCGGAGCCGCGTCGCCGGGCGATGCACCGTCCGACGATGCGGTGGGTGCCGTCTACCGCGAGCTGGCACCGTCGGCCATCCAGCCCAACCCGCAGCAGCCGCGCTCCGTCTTCGACGAGGAGGCGCTCGCCGAACTGGTGCACTCGATCCGCGAGTTCGGGCTCATGCAGCCGATCGTGGTGCGCCCGCTCCCCCGCCCGCAGGGCGAGGTGCGGTATCAGCTCGTCATGGGAGAGCGGCGCTGGCGGGCCAGCCAGGAGGCCGGCCTGGAGACCATCCCCACCATCGTCCGCGAGACGGCCGATGGCGATATGCTCCGCGACGCCCTGTTGGAGAACATCCACCGGGTGCAGTTGAACCCACTCGAGGAGGCGGCCGCGTATCAGCAGCTGCTCGAGGAGTTCGGCGTGACACACGACGAGCTCGCGGCCCGCCTGGGCCGGTCGAGGCCCGTGGTCACCAACACCATCCGCTTGCTCCGGTTGCCGGTGGCCGTGCAGCGACGGGTCGCTGCCGGCGTTCTCTCCGCCGGCCATGCGCGCGCGCTCCTCGCGCTGGAGGGCGGGACCGAGGCGCAGGAGGCACTGGCCGCCCGCATCATCGCCGAGGGGATGTCGGTGCGCGCGACCGAGGAGGCCGTGACCTTGGCCAACCGGGACGGCACCGTCGTCCCTCCCGCACCCAAGCGGAGGCAGGAGGCCGACCCGGGCCTGCGGGACGTCGCCGACCGCATCGCCGATCGGCTCGATACCAAGGTCACCGTGTCGATGGGCAAGCGCAAGGGCAAGATCGTGGTCGAGGTGGGCTCCGCCGATGACCTCGAGCGCATCGTCGGCCTGCTGTCCGGACGGTAG
- the trxA gene encoding thioredoxin, which produces MADTTTATVTVTDADFKATVLESSKPVLVDFWATWCGPCKMVAPVLEQIAADHADSLVVAKVDVDANPAAPRDYQVLSIPTLILFKDGEPVAKLVGAKSKSAILKELEAVL; this is translated from the coding sequence ATGGCCGACACCACCACCGCCACTGTGACCGTCACCGACGCCGACTTCAAGGCCACGGTGCTGGAGTCCTCCAAGCCGGTCCTCGTGGACTTCTGGGCCACCTGGTGCGGCCCGTGCAAGATGGTCGCCCCGGTGCTCGAGCAGATCGCCGCCGACCACGCCGACAGCCTGGTGGTGGCGAAGGTCGACGTGGACGCCAATCCCGCCGCGCCGCGGGACTACCAGGTGCTCTCCATCCCCACCCTGATCCTGTTCAAGGACGGCGAGCCGGTCGCCAAGCTGGTCGGTGCGAAGAGCAAGTCGGCGATCCTCAAGGAGCTCGAAGCCGTCCTGTAG
- the rsmG gene encoding 16S rRNA (guanine(527)-N(7))-methyltransferase RsmG, giving the protein MDVIRRFHVERRDADAAATTPDEVIEELPAAPAGAASVFGDRLPLAEEYAHVLATDGVVRGLIGPREVPRLWERHVLNCAVLGELVEAGETLVDVGSGAGLPGIPVAIARPDVEVILVEPLLRRAVFLEEFCGPRLPNVRVVRGRAEERSVVQAAGGADAVTSRAVSGFPKLAPWSAPLLREGGRLLALKGSRAGDEIEEHASVLARAGLCDPEVVQCGEGIVDPPTTVVRAYRRTGTSGKSARRRA; this is encoded by the coding sequence ATGGATGTGATTCGGAGGTTTCACGTGGAACGGCGGGACGCGGACGCGGCGGCGACGACACCGGACGAGGTGATCGAGGAATTGCCTGCGGCTCCCGCCGGTGCGGCGTCGGTCTTCGGCGACCGCCTTCCCTTGGCCGAGGAGTACGCCCATGTGCTGGCAACCGACGGGGTGGTCCGGGGCCTGATCGGGCCGCGTGAGGTGCCGCGCCTGTGGGAGCGACACGTGCTCAATTGTGCCGTGCTCGGCGAGCTCGTCGAGGCCGGTGAGACTCTGGTTGACGTCGGCAGCGGCGCAGGACTGCCGGGTATCCCGGTTGCGATCGCGCGGCCCGATGTCGAGGTGATCCTCGTCGAGCCGCTGCTGCGGCGAGCCGTGTTCCTCGAGGAGTTCTGCGGCCCGCGGTTGCCCAATGTCCGGGTGGTTCGCGGACGGGCTGAGGAGCGTTCGGTAGTGCAGGCGGCGGGCGGCGCAGACGCGGTGACCTCGCGTGCCGTATCGGGTTTCCCGAAGCTGGCGCCGTGGTCCGCTCCCCTCCTCCGCGAGGGCGGCCGACTGCTTGCCCTGAAGGGGTCGCGCGCCGGAGACGAAATCGAGGAGCATGCTTCGGTGCTCGCCCGGGCCGGACTGTGCGATCCGGAGGTGGTTCAGTGCGGCGAGGGTATCGTCGATCCGCCGACCACGGTGGTGCGCGCGTATCGGCGCACCGGGACGTCCGGGAAGTCTGCGCGACGCCGGGCCTGA
- a CDS encoding N-acetylmuramoyl-L-alanine amidase, with amino-acid sequence MPRISLGDHGGAVAEIRGILADQGFLPDYVAPRELVSNGWTLPEAVFDRRLDHATRAFQQQRGLLVDGVVGPATYRALRESTYQLGARTLSYIASAPPSGDDVAALQARLQNLGFYAGMIDGLFGPQTHLGLSAYQREFGLVADGICGPATLRSLTFLGSRVTGGSPHAIREEEHVRRSGPRLSGKRIVIDPGLGGPDRGIAIQGPDGRMVTEEEILWDLGSRLEGRMAAAGMETYLSRPRGMDATDSTRAYTANTFEADLMIALRTAHYRNPRARGVASFHFGNTHGASSNIGRNLAGFIQREIVARTPLADCHYHGRTWDIVRLTRMPTVQIDVGYVTNPEDAAVLASPDMRDTIAEAILVAVKRMYLLGENDRPTGTYTFAELLALEETADK; translated from the coding sequence ATGCCCCGCATCAGCCTCGGCGATCACGGCGGAGCCGTAGCCGAGATCCGCGGCATCCTCGCCGATCAGGGATTCCTCCCGGACTACGTCGCCCCCCGTGAGCTGGTCAGCAACGGATGGACACTGCCGGAGGCGGTATTCGACCGCCGGCTCGACCACGCCACCCGCGCCTTCCAGCAGCAGCGCGGCCTGCTGGTCGACGGGGTGGTCGGTCCCGCCACGTACCGCGCGCTGCGGGAATCGACGTACCAGCTCGGCGCCCGCACGCTCAGCTACATCGCCTCGGCGCCCCCGTCGGGCGACGATGTGGCCGCGCTGCAGGCCCGACTGCAGAACCTCGGTTTCTACGCCGGCATGATCGACGGTCTGTTCGGTCCGCAGACGCACCTGGGCCTGTCCGCCTACCAGCGCGAGTTCGGACTGGTCGCAGACGGTATCTGCGGTCCCGCGACGCTGCGCTCGCTCACCTTCCTCGGCTCCCGCGTGACCGGCGGTTCGCCGCATGCGATCCGCGAGGAAGAGCACGTGCGCCGCTCCGGGCCGCGGCTCTCGGGCAAACGGATCGTCATCGACCCGGGCCTCGGCGGCCCCGACCGGGGCATCGCCATCCAGGGCCCCGACGGCCGGATGGTCACCGAGGAGGAGATCCTCTGGGACCTCGGGTCCCGTCTGGAAGGCCGGATGGCGGCCGCGGGCATGGAGACCTACCTGTCGCGCCCACGCGGTATGGACGCCACCGACAGCACTCGCGCGTACACGGCGAACACCTTCGAAGCCGATCTGATGATCGCGTTGCGCACCGCGCACTACCGCAATCCGCGGGCCCGCGGTGTCGCGTCGTTCCACTTCGGTAACACCCATGGCGCGAGCTCCAACATCGGCCGTAACCTGGCCGGTTTCATCCAGCGCGAGATCGTGGCCCGCACCCCGCTGGCGGACTGCCACTACCACGGCCGCACCTGGGACATCGTGCGTCTGACCCGGATGCCCACCGTGCAGATCGACGTGGGCTACGTGACCAACCCCGAGGACGCCGCCGTACTGGCCTCGCCCGATATGCGCGACACCATCGCCGAGGCGATCCTGGTCGCCGTCAAGCGCATGTACCTGCTGGGCGAGAACGACCGGCCCACCGGCACGTACACCTTTGCCGAGCTGCTCGCGCTCGAGGAGACCGCGGACAAGTAG
- a CDS encoding ParA family protein codes for MTDHESGYDVSRGTTEDDTPIAEAARRASQVLTPGGAGTLPKPAAQRVLTIANQKGGVGKTTTAVNLAAALALQGLRVLVVDLDPQGNASTALGVDHRSGVPSTYELLLGETTLAEAMAQSPHSPNLFCVPATIDLAGAEIELVSMVARETRLKNALKDSLDADIDYIFIDCPPSLGLLTVNALVAAREVLIPIQCEYYALEGVGQLLRNIELVQSHLNKDLHVSTVLLTMYDARTKLADQVAAEVRNHFGDAVLGATIPRSVKVSEAPGYGTTVLDYDPGSRGAMSYLDAGRELAYRGAEQAV; via the coding sequence GTGACTGATCACGAATCCGGGTACGACGTTTCACGTGGAACCACGGAGGACGACACCCCCATCGCTGAGGCGGCCCGCCGTGCCAGCCAGGTACTCACCCCGGGAGGAGCCGGCACGCTGCCTAAACCGGCGGCGCAGCGGGTGCTGACCATCGCCAATCAGAAGGGCGGTGTCGGTAAGACCACCACTGCGGTCAATCTCGCTGCAGCGCTCGCGCTGCAAGGGCTTCGGGTACTCGTGGTGGATCTCGATCCGCAGGGCAATGCCAGCACCGCGCTGGGTGTCGACCATCGCTCGGGCGTCCCGTCGACGTACGAACTCCTCCTCGGCGAGACCACACTCGCGGAGGCCATGGCACAGAGCCCGCACTCCCCCAATCTCTTCTGCGTGCCGGCGACTATCGATCTCGCGGGAGCGGAGATCGAACTCGTCAGTATGGTTGCCCGCGAGACTAGGCTGAAGAACGCGCTCAAGGATTCGCTCGACGCTGATATCGACTACATCTTCATCGACTGCCCGCCGTCGCTGGGGCTGCTGACGGTGAACGCTCTGGTCGCCGCGCGCGAGGTACTGATCCCGATCCAGTGCGAGTACTACGCGCTGGAGGGTGTGGGCCAGCTGCTCCGCAACATCGAACTGGTGCAGTCGCACCTGAACAAGGATCTGCACGTCTCCACCGTGCTCCTCACGATGTACGACGCGCGCACCAAGCTCGCCGACCAGGTGGCCGCCGAGGTGCGTAATCACTTCGGCGACGCGGTCCTGGGCGCCACGATCCCCCGCAGCGTGAAGGTCTCCGAGGCCCCGGGGTACGGCACCACCGTTCTCGACTACGACCCCGGTTCCCGCGGAGCGATGAGCTATCTCGATGCGGGCCGTGAGCTCGCATACCGCGGCGCAGAGCAGGCGGTCTGA